DNA from Coleofasciculus sp. FACHB-1120:
TGCTTGGCTAAGGATGGCACGAATACCAAAGGATTTGAGAAGCCGGAGAAGAGATAAGCGCCGTCCACGTTATTGAGTGCGCCAACTAAGGGAAGGCGATCGCTACTAAACGCGACCAAGCAGTGATGCCACTTTCCGGGTAAATTCTCTAGTGCTGGTAAGATTTTCCCCACCGCAGCACGAAGGTTCGCTTCACTTTGGACCGCATCAATTTTAGCGTTGGGAGCGGTGAGAACTCGGCTAATTTGACCGATGCGTAAACTGCCGTCTTGGAACTGAATCGCACCAGCATCTAGAATGGGTGGAACAGGTTCATAATCGGGTTCATCCCAGAAGCGATCGCGTTCAGGAATAGTTGCTTCCGCTTCTAGTTGAAAGCGTTTGATCTCTGCTGGCATCACCGTTGTCTGCAACCGTACATCAACGGGTGGCGTTTCGATGAGTTCAGTATGGGTGAAATACAAGCGGATGGGAATCCCCGCAGCTTTGAGTAGCTGCCGACTCATGGCACCGGCACAGATAACGGTTTTGGCAGCGTGGTAGGTTGTCGTTGCGGTTTTGACTCCCTGAATCTTTGAGCCTTTTCCGAGTAGTTCCACTACCCGATCGATTTGCACCTCACCCCCAGCGCGGCGAAAAGCTTGAGTGTAGCCTTGAGTTATTTTTTCAGGTTCAATGTGACCGTGACGAACCGTTAAAGCGGCTGCGATCGCATCTGGATTGAGTAGCGGTTCCATCTCGCAAGCTTCTGCAATGCTGAGTAACCGAGGCGGAATTGCAAACTCAGCGTAGTTGGCAGCAACTTTCTCCGGATCGTCATCAGTCCCAATGGTCAAAATTAAATCCAATTCGCGGAACTGGGTATCGGTGTCTAATTCCTCAGATAAAATGCGGTGACGCTCAATCCCCTCAGCACATAACTGTCGCGTCAACTCAGTCGTCCCTGACCAGTAGGCAATTCCACCATAACTATAGCGAGTGGCACCTTGCAGTGAGGCGTGTTGCTCTAACAAAAGAACCGAAAAGCCTTTGATTGCCAGTTCGTAAGCCAGCGCCGCGCCTGTAATGCCGCCGCCGACAACAATCCAGTCGTAAGTTTTCATCATTGCCATTGGTCATTCCTGCGTAAGTTCTGACTATTTTCCTTCCCCGCGCACACACACTCTGTAAAGCTCTGTAACCCTAACGAGTCTTGGTTTTGCCTGATTTCTGGAAATGCATTTCGTCGATTTGAAGAACCAGAAAGCAGGCAGATGAAGGGTGCTAAGTGCAGATGCCGACTACTCGTCTTCAGTTCAAAGGAAGGTTAACACATGGCATTCGGTTTCCGTAAATTTAATTGCAAAGATGCTTCAACGCTAGCGCTACTCAGTGCAGGCGCATTTTTATTGTTGAACTCCCAAGCATGGGCGACAGCACTCACTAACAACGCTTCCGGTATTAATCTTTCTAAGACTAACGTAGGCGATACTACCCTCCAAATTGCCGCCCAACCCCAAACCGGCGTCAACCGGCGCGTACAATTTGCACGGGGGAGAAGCTCTACTACGATTAAGGGAGCAGTGCCCCTAGGCAAAAAAGACATCTATACTTTCAGGGCACGGAAAGGTCAAACAATTATTACAGAAATAACCTGGGAAGGCGATCGCGTAGGTGCCGATAACGATGACGAAGGACTCTCTGGCTTCACCTTCGTTTGGCCTAACGGAGAAGTGATGGAACACCCACAAAATATTTATTTCGAGGCAACATCAACAGGCGATTACCGGGTTGTGGTTGCACAGCCTTATAAGCTGACCAATTCCAGATACACATTTAAGTTGACGATTGAATAAGTATTGCTAGACATAAGGGCATGGCATTGCCATGCCCTTACAGATGTATCGCACCCAATAGAGAATTGCTATAAAATCAGGCGTTCCTCAATTCTGAGTAACGTGAAAGGAGTGGGTAATCGCGACCCATCCTTGATTGGAGGCAAATTTCTATGGAGTTGCAAATGCAAAGCTGTCCCTGTTGCTGGAATAAGCGCTTATTTGCCTGGTTGCTATATAAAGGAAACGCTGGGTATGAAAAACTGGTAAGCGATCGCAAGCGCAATCTCTTTTCTGACTTGCATGGTGATGTGTTGGAAATTGGCCCTGGAACGGGTGCTAACTTCCCTTATTATCCCAAAGACATTCGCTGGATTGGCATCGAGCCGAACCCGTATATGCATCCTTATCTCCAAAAAGAAGCAGAACGGAATGGCTTAAACAATCTCGATGTCCGCAGTATTAGCGCCCAACGACTGGAAGCTGAAGATAACAGTATAGACGCGGTCGTTAGTACCCTTGTCTTGTGTTCGGTGCCGGATTTAACGGCAACTTTCAATGAAATCTTGCGAGTCCTCAAACCCGGCGGACGCTTCTTGTTTATCGAACACGTCGCCGCCCCGCAAGACACTTTCTTGCGACGGGTACAAGAGGGAGTGCGTCCAGTGTGGAAATTTCTTGCCGATGGTTGCAACCCAGATCGAGAAACTTGGGTAGCATTGGAAAACGCTGGTTTTGACCGTCTCAATTACGAAAGATTTGAGCTTGCTCTCCCAATTGTTAGTCCTCAAATTTCAGGTGTCGCGACCAAGTAGCGGTATTCTTTGGGAAAATAACTGAAGTTGT
Protein-coding regions in this window:
- a CDS encoding FAD-binding oxidoreductase, with protein sequence MKTYDWIVVGGGITGAALAYELAIKGFSVLLLEQHASLQGATRYSYGGIAYWSGTTELTRQLCAEGIERHRILSEELDTDTQFRELDLILTIGTDDDPEKVAANYAEFAIPPRLLSIAEACEMEPLLNPDAIAAALTVRHGHIEPEKITQGYTQAFRRAGGEVQIDRVVELLGKGSKIQGVKTATTTYHAAKTVICAGAMSRQLLKAAGIPIRLYFTHTELIETPPVDVRLQTTVMPAEIKRFQLEAEATIPERDRFWDEPDYEPVPPILDAGAIQFQDGSLRIGQISRVLTAPNAKIDAVQSEANLRAAVGKILPALENLPGKWHHCLVAFSSDRLPLVGALNNVDGAYLFSGFSNPLVFVPSLAKHFARWASGQEDEILNQLSPLQLY
- a CDS encoding class I SAM-dependent methyltransferase, coding for MQSCPCCWNKRLFAWLLYKGNAGYEKLVSDRKRNLFSDLHGDVLEIGPGTGANFPYYPKDIRWIGIEPNPYMHPYLQKEAERNGLNNLDVRSISAQRLEAEDNSIDAVVSTLVLCSVPDLTATFNEILRVLKPGGRFLFIEHVAAPQDTFLRRVQEGVRPVWKFLADGCNPDRETWVALENAGFDRLNYERFELALPIVSPQISGVATK